In Sphingobium sp. Cam5-1, the sequence CGTTCATCACCCATCGCAGTGCCCTGCGCTCAAGAAGACGTGAAACGGCGAGCGGCAGCGCGGCAAAGGCCCTGTCGATATTTGACGATGGAAGCGACTTGTTTCTGTTCGCGTATCAGGCTTTCGAGGAGCTTTGCCGGGCTGAAATCGAGGATGAGGAGGCGGCCGGGCGGGCCCATCCCAATCGTCCTGCGGTGTCAGTGGAAGGGGAAACCTCGGAAATACGATTCCTGACCTATGAGGAGTTTATGGCGGCCCGGTCCACGCGGCGCGGGAAGGGTGGACGCAGTGACAGCACGCTTGCCGGCACGCATTTCAACAGCGTTCGAGCACTCCTCAACCGACTGTCGGGCGCAGTTCATACGGCGGATGATGGCTCGGAAGATGATGGAGCCGACGACTGGATGGATCTCGGCGACGAGACCGGCGACTTGGACGAGATACCGGATCGCCAGTGCGCCGCTGAGAATGTCGAGGTGCCAGAACGACCGGCACCGGATATGGCAGCCTATGACAAGGCCGTAAAAACTTACGTCGAAAGCCTGACAAACGGCGATCACACTATCGGCCCCCGCGATGTCCTGCGGTTGCGCCTCTGGATTGTCCTGATCCTGCGCGAGGCAAGATCAGCTGCAGCGCCGAAGGGCATGCCGGCGACTATCGATGACAAGGGTTGGCCGCGCCTTATCATTCGCATCGTCTCGGCATTTTTCTGGGGAAAGAAATCCGCGCTCACCCGGTTGATTGTATCGACCGAATATGAAGAGATGCCAGTCGACTTCATGGAGTGCTGGTCTACGGTGATCTGGGCTCTCGACCGGATCGTCGCGAGCGTCCACGATCAGCCGAGGTCGCGCGATTTTCTCAAACGAGTGCCAATCCTGCGCGCCCACATCATCGGCGTATTGGGGCTAACAGCGAGCGATCTCGAGGGCGAGCAAATGGGGACACACCGAACCGGCCTCGACAAGGAGATTGGAGAGCGGTTCAGGTCGGCGATTTGTTAGCATCACAATCGTCTTTCGGGTATATTGTCAGTCCTCATCATCTATTTTCAGATCTGATGAAGGATTGCTTATCCGGACAGTGTGCAGCGAACACCGTCGCGGGCCGATTTGTCTCCAAAGCGGGCGTCTTTGAAACCTGAATAGAAGGTCTGTGCGACAGGCAGCTAACGGGTCGCGAACGTGCGCTGAGCGGAGCGGCAGACGATGGAAGCGGGCATTGCCGACTGTGGGTGAATCTCACTGTGAATGCCTGATGTTGCCCTGCTGGCTGTGCCCCCGGCGCATCTTGGCAATAGTCTCCACATTCAACATCCCCATCTTCGCAGCCTGGAAGCCCGAGCCGCGACGCCTCAACTCTGGAATGATGGGAGTCCTGATTTCTTTACTGGAAGCGCGGCACGAAACGTCCTGGGGGCCAGCATTGAGACTGCTCTCGATCATCGAGCGCAAGCGGCTGACTGCGATCATGTGAGGTGCGCCGCTGCTGAGCGGCGGGTCAGCCGATAGTCGGATATCCATAGCCCTTTTGCCACGCCCAACGTTGGCTGCCCACCATGCCTTCGATCCAGCCCATATAATCGCCCCGGATCGAGGCCAGCCCCGTTCCCTCGACCCGATGGCTATGTGCTTTCAGGATTTCAGGTTCCGGAGGTCTTACCTGCTGTCGTTCAAGCGCCGGTCCGGTTGCAGAATCCCAGCCGGAACGGCAGACTTCCGCCGCACTGGCAGACCCGATTGGCCGGCGCTCTATTTATCTCTTGTTTTCCGCACTTTCCGAGTCAGCAGAAATGCCACCTGCTTGGAAAATACCCTAGGCTGCAAGCAGCCTGCCCTGGGCCCATGCTCCAGCCAGCCGTCCGCCGCTCAACAGCCTCGCCAATGCCGGTGTGGTGCGGCTCAACAGTGAGCCCAATATCATGACCGCGGCAAGCACCAGCAGGGGCTGCATGAGCAGATAGACCGGGTAGAGGGGTGAACCGAGCTTGCCGAATATCGCGCCCAGCACCGGTCCGCCCAGCCAGATCAGAATGAGATGCGAACAGAAAAGGAAGAAGGCGAAAGGTTCAATGCGCAGCAACATGCCTCGCGCCGCACTGCCTGCAAGGCTCCAGGCCAATCGCCAGAAAAACATGGCTGCCGCCACGCGCACTGCCAGGTCGAGCATCGCCGCCTCGACGCCCGGCAGCGCGCGCGCCGGCAGCAGCGCAAAGGTGAGTTGTGCCGGCATCAGCAGGATGAAAGGCAAGGCCGCGACGCCGAAAGGCAGCGACGCGACACGATCTGCCAGGCCCGTGCGCCGCGCCAGGATCCCCATAACGAAGAAGAACAGGATCGACGCCCGCATCAGAACCGGCGGTCCCCAGCCAAGCAGCTGGCACAAGGCTGCGCATAGAGCGATCGCCAGAAGCACCCCCGCCGGCAGGCGAACAAAGAGAGGTGCGGCGACCATGCAGAGGAACAGGTCGCGCAGGAACGGCATCTGCACGTTGATGTCGGGATTGCGGCTGGCGATGAACAACTCCTCGAACATCCAGCCGGTCGATTGCGGCACGGGTGCGGAGAGCCCCAGCGCCCAGGCCGCCCCTGAGACGAACAGGATCGCCAGCGCATTCCACATCACCATTGGCAGCAATATTGTCCGCGCCTTGCGCCTGACATGACGCACCCAGTCCTGGGTGCGGGAAGACCCCTCGACCAGCCATCCTGAGATCAGCCCAAGCAGTGGCACTGCGCCACGGCCGAATATCTCCATGAGCGTCCATCGCAGCCCCTCCTGCGGCGTCCCGCGCAGGCTTTCCAGATCATGACCATTAAGGCCCGTCCAGGCGTGAACATAGACGACACCGATGATGCAGATGACGCGCGCTATCGCGATCGCATCAGATCGGCGAGCCGCATCGGCGGTCAACATTGGATGCAAGGCAATTTCCCCATAGGCAGCAAGGAGTTGGTCGATTACCCTTCAAGCTCCAGTCCGTCCATCTGCTCCGCGCAACAGGCGTCGCGCCACACAAGGGCACCGTGCGCCCGCCTTCATCTGCGGCACTGCAGTGCTCACGTCCGGCGATCATTCAGCGGATAGACGCGTGGGCGTCCCACGGCATAAGGTGCGCCAAGCCCCTGCGGAGCATCGCCATGCGCAGTATCGATTTTTCATCCTGGCAGAATCTCGTCCTCACGCTCTTCGGGCTCATTTTCGTGACGTTGATTGGCGTCGGGATCCGGATGCTGACCATGATGACGATCCAGCAGCGGCGCGAGCGCATGAACCGCCAGATCAACGAAAGGCTGCGTACGCTGATTGCCGCGTACAAGGCTCTTGGCGGATCGTTCACCGGCACCCTCACGGTCGACCCTGCCCATCTGCGCGACCTGCGCCTTCGCGCATCGGAAGCTGACGCCGATACGCGCAGGCAGGACGAGGCAGGTTCAGCAAGCCTCGATCCGCCGGATCGTCCGCGACGCATCCGGGACATCGTCGAGGCTGCGCTCGCTGACATCCTGTTGCTAGGGACCGAAGAACAGGTCCGCCTTGCTGGACACGCAGCGCGCGAACTGGTCGCCGGACGCCCGGTCCCTACTCATGATCTGGTGATCTCGCTGCGCAATTTCATCCGTGAAGCGCTTGATCTCGACCCTGTTCCCGCCGATCTGGCCATCCCCGCGCAAGGACCGGCGCGTCCCTCCGCGAGCGGCGGCAAGAACGGCAGAAATACGCAAGGCGGCGGACGGCAGGGCGGAGGAGGAGGAGGAGGAGGAGGAGGAGGAGGAGGAGGAATGGGCGGAATGGGCATGGGCGGCCTTGGCGCCGGCGTCGGGTTCGGCGCCGCCCACGCCGGCACGCCCGATGACAGCGGCCGGACCTGATCGCGCGCCCGCCCGCGCCACTTCAATCATCTCCAGTCCGGATGCCAGAGCACCGAGACGGATCCGCCATGCGCTCGACAGCTCCTCGCCTGGGCGGGCCTGGCAGGAGGGTAGCGACTCCCGGCGCGAGGCAAACGCGTCCGGGAGCCTGACGTCGCGCGACCGGGGCCTCGTGCGGTTGGCCCCGGCCCCGCCCGGCGATCAGCCCGCCGGCGTTTCCGCCGGAGCGCCCTGCCGCTTGGCACGCCATTGATCGCGCATGGCCTTGCGTGCCGCCTGCCTTTCCTCCTTGGTGACCTGCCCGTCCTTGTTGGCGTCCAGTCGGTCGAAGCGGGCGAGCGCGGCGGCCGTGAACTCGGCCTGGGTGACGGCGCCGTCCTTGTCGGCATCGGCCATGTGGCCCAACATCATGCCGCCATGGCCGCCTCGGCCCCGGCCGCCCCAGCGATGGTGCCTACCGCCTTCACCTGCATCCGCCGCGCTCGCGCCATCCTGGCGCTGGCGCCGCGCACTGAACTCCTCGCGCGAGATCTGGCCGCTTTTGTCGGTATCGAGGCGGTCGAACTGCGCGGCAAGTCTCGCCGCCCGGTCGGCCTGGTCGATCTTGCCGTCCTTGTTCACGTCCATGCGCGTGAACATAGCGACGCTGCGCGTCTCCACCTCCGTCCGCTTCGTCACCCGGTCGCCTTTGCCCTGCTCGGCATAGGCAGAGCCTGCAAAGGCCATGGCCGAGAGCGACATCCCCAGCAGAACATTGCGGGTCAGCTTTTTCATCACAACAACTCCTGTCCAATTTCCAGACCGGAAACCCCGCGGCTTCCTGCGGTTGGTTCTGCAGGTGTCTTGTCGCGCCAATATCCTCTGAAGGCAGCTATAGTGTCGCGCTTTGTATCAGGATGCACGACGCGCCATGCGCAAAATCTACGACGGGGCGGTAACCGCCCGAAGATGCTGCGAAGGCCCGTTTCTCATCAGCGGGGCCGCTGTTCGATGATCGCGAGCGGGCCGCGTTGCGCTGGGCTGAAAACTCCGTCCCGCGTCGCGTAATGACTATGCCCGAAGACCACTTCCAGGCCGTTCCGGCAGTCTTCGACAGAAGGAGGTCGTTGACTGCCTATCGAAATCTGCCTGATGGACATGTTCAACCGTATGGCGAGCCGTACCCGCAATCCGCCCGAAACCGCATGACATCCGGCTCTAAGAGGCACGGCTACCGGATCTATCCGTCCACATTGCTCACGCCTGCGACGGATCGCGGCCCCATCGCCATCCGGCCATGCTGAACTTTTTTTCCCCGCAGGCCGGACGACGGCGCTTTGCCTGCACGCAGCACCGCACTATCAACCGCGGAATGCTGCCAGGAGCAACATGGACACCCAGAACGCCGGGCGCGCACCTCGTCGACACGAGCCTCGACAGGCGCGAACCGGGCCCGGTCATCAGGCTTGGGCGCTACGGTTCGTTCACCTGCTGTGCGCAGGCGCGAGTGCATGGGGAACGCGGTTTCCAGCGGTTTCGACAAATTCGCCCCGCGCATGCCAGGCAGAGGCAGACGCTGCTTTCATATCGCGCCGGCGCCGCCCGTAAGGCATTGGATCTGACCCAGGCAGCCGCCAGAAAAATCGCCGTCCAGGCCAAGGACCATTACAAGCTTCCGGGAGAATCTCTTTGCTCAAACCGCGTCTCAGCCGCTTCACAGCATGGATCCTCGTCGTCGCCCTCTTCCTGGCGGGTCTTGCGCTAGAGCCGCAGTCGCCTGGTCAGTGGATGCTCCTCGTCATCCCCGGGCTGCTCAGCCTCCTTGGTCTGTGGGATGTGTTCCAGACCCGCCATGCGGTGCTGCGCAACTATCCCGTGATCGGCCATGTCCGTTGGATCGTAGAACTGGTCCGTCCGGAAATCCGGCAGTATCTGCTGGAGGAAGAAGACAAGCCGGTGCCCTTCTCCCGGGCTCAGCGTTCGCTCGTCTATCGCCGCGCCAAGGGTGTCTCGTCCGATCATCCCTTCGGCACCCTCCTTGATCCCTATGCGCGCGACTATGAGTTCATCCAGCATTCGATGCTGCCGGCCGTGCCGGCCGATCCCCGGACCTTGCGTATCACGATCGGAAACGACCAGTGCGCCCAGCCCTATTCGGCCAGCATCTTCAACATCTCGGCGATGAGCTTCGGATCGCTGTCGGCCAACGCCATTCGCGCACTGAACAAAGGCGCCGCGCTCGGCGGCTTCTATCATGACACCGGCGAAGGCAGCATCAGCCCCTATCACCGCGAGTTCGGCGGCGACATTGTCTGGGAGATCGCCAGCGGCTATTTCGGTTGCCGGACCGCCGACGGGCGCTTTGATCCCGACCGGTTCGCCGCCCAGGCAGCCGACCCCCAGATCAAGATGATCGAGATCAAGCTCAGCCAGGGCGCCAAGCCGGGCCATGGCGGCATCCTGCCAGCCAGGAAGGTCACCCCGGAAATCGCGCAGACGCGCGGAATTCCTCCTGAGCAGGACTGCATATCGCCATCCCGGCATTCCGCCTTTTCGACGCCGCGCGAGATGATGGCCTTCATCGACCAGCTGCGGCGGCTGTCCGGCGGCAAGCCTGTGGGCTTCAAGCTGTGCATCGGGCTGCCCTGGGAATTCATGGCGATCGTCAAGGCCATGCTGGAGACCGGGACGGTTCCTGATTTCATCGTCGTCGACGGCGGCGAAGGCGGCACGGGCGCGGCGCCGGTCGAGTTCAGCGACCATATCGGTCTACCGATGCGCGAGGGCCTGCTTTTCGTGCACAATGTGCTCGAGGGGGCTGGTCTTCGCGAGCGGGTCAAGATCGGCGTTGCGGGCCGACTGATCAGCGCCTTCGACCTCGCCGCCGTCTTGGCCATTGGCGCTGACTGGGCCAATTCGGCGCGGGGCTTCATGTTTGCGCTTGGATGTATCCAGTCGATGAACTGCCACACGAACCGTTGCCCCACCGGCGTTGCCACACAGGATCCGGCGCGCCAGCGCGGCCTCGTCGTCCCCGACAAGGCGGAGCGTGTCCGCCGTTTTCACGCCAGGACCGTACATGCCCTTGCCGACATGCTTGCCGCGGCAGGTCTTGGCCATCCGGACGATCTGCGCCCGCATCATGTGGCGCACCGGATCAGTTCGACCAGGGTACGGCACTTCGACCAGGCCCACACCTATCTCAAACCCGGCGAACTCCTCGGCGGGGCGTGCCCGCACCACTTCTATCGGGAAAACTGGGCCCGCGCGCAGAGCGCCAGCTTCGCGCCGCTGATCCGTCCCATAGCCTGGGAAACCCCGACCGTGACCATGCCGGGCTGACGGCCTTTCCTTGCAGCACAGCCGCATGATCTAGACGTCGGGTTCGGGCTCGACATCAGGCGCGATATCCCTGTTCGAGACGGCGTCGCCGAGCGGATCGTCGCCCGGTTGGGTTGACCAATGGGCGTCGCCGCGTTCCGGGGCCTTGTCATCAAATTCCCGTAATTTTTCAGCGACCACGCAAAGCGCGTCACCGGGAGATCTGGCGCAAATGGGCGGCTCCATTACGGATCGCCCCGCTTGTGCCATTCGGCGAGAGCCGGATAGCTCGCCCTGATATTACAGGAGGCGTGTCATCGCGCCGAGTGCCGTCCCGGCGCAGGATGGAGATCTGTCGCCTACGGCCGCGCGATCGACCAACCCGCTCAAAGGGCCTTGGCGTCGGGCAGATTGATACGTCCACGACCGACTCCTGGCATGTAGTTGGTCATGCATAGGATTTGCGGCGAAAACGGCAAGGTGCCCCATGGCCGTCCTGGGCTGCTTCGCGCAACCCGCTTGCCCGGCACTGGTGAAATGTCGGTTTCATCCAGTTGCCACGCCAGGATCGGCCGCGCGTCCACCAGTCCGCGGTCGAGCGGTCTTGCCGTTCTCACGTCGGTCTACGACAGGCTCGCAGCGTTTCGCCAGAGGCGTGCATATATGTTCAATAAGGCCCAGGCGTGCGGCTCTTCCCAAGCCCGGGAAGCATTATGCATGCCCTCAGTCCCTCACCGGTATCTTCCAGGACAAGCGTTCCGCCATGGCTCTCGGCGATCGCCTTCGTGATTGCGAGGCCAAGGCCGCTGCCACCCGTTTCCCGGTTGCGCGACTCCTCCATCCGGTAGAATGGGCGCATCACGCGCTCGATCTGGCCGGCGGGAATGCCTGGCCCCCTGTCCGTCACCTCGATGCGCAGCATGTCGCCGGCGGCCGCGACCGTCACCGTTGCGCTGCCGCCATATTTGATCGCATTATCGATCAGATTCTGCACGGCGCGCTTCAACTGGCTGGGCTGCACTGGGAGGACATGACGCACGGCCGGGCTCCATGCGACATTTTCGCCAAGATCCTGATATTCTTCGACCGCCGTCTCGATAAGGGCGGTGACGTCAGCAGGCCGCAGGGGCTCGCGCTGCCGTCCCGACGTCGCGAGCGACAATATGTCTTCAAGCGTCGCCGTAATTTCCCCGATCTTGGAGATCGCCGCCTCGCGCTCGTCGGCCGGCTCCATGTTTTCGAGCCGGATACGCAGCGAGGCCAGGGGTGTGCGCAGGTCGTGGCCGATGGCGCCGAGCATCCCGTCCTTCTCGTCAAGCAACGCCACGAGCCGCTGGTTCATGTCGTTGAAGGCCGCAATGGCTTCGCGCAGATCGTCCGGGCCGCTCGGCTCGACCCTGAGGGGCGCCGTCCGGCCCCGAAACTGGCGCGCGGCCATGGCAAGGTTGTGCAGGGGCCGCGCCAGACGGCGCGCAACGGCAATGGTGACGCCCAGTACCACGAGGTAGAGAAGCAGCGTCGCGGCTGCCAGGCGCGTGACGAGGCCAGGATCGCGTCGCGGCGCGGGAAGTGTGCCCGCGAGCCATTGGCCATCGGGGAGCCTCGCCGCCAGCGACACGGCATAGCGCGCCGGCCCGTCAGCGCGCCTTCGCTGCGAGGGCTGCGGATGCGCGGCGCTTGCGCGGACCTCTTGCGCGTTCGCGCCGAGATTGCGCAAATCCTCGGCAAGTCTCGCCTCGACCGCATTGCTCCGGTCGCCTTCGGCGATGCCGCTGTCGGCGCGCAGCGCGAAGCGCGCGCCGCGGTGAGACAGGTCTGCCGCAAGCGCCTTGCGGAAAATATCCTCGGCTGCGGACATGTCGGCGAAGGCGCCGGCAAAGCGCGTGATCGCCGGTCCGTCATTCTGCGCTAGGGCAAGCTTTTCGCGCTCGTTGAGGATGAGACCGAAATTCGCGAGCTGCGCGACCGCCAGCGCAGCTCCGAGAAGGAAGGCCAT encodes:
- a CDS encoding sensor histidine kinase; the encoded protein is MRLLPRSLVGRMAFLLGAALAVAQLANFGLILNEREKLALAQNDGPAITRFAGAFADMSAAEDIFRKALAADLSHRGARFALRADSGIAEGDRSNAVEARLAEDLRNLGANAQEVRASAAHPQPSQRRRADGPARYAVSLAARLPDGQWLAGTLPAPRRDPGLVTRLAAATLLLYLVVLGVTIAVARRLARPLHNLAMAARQFRGRTAPLRVEPSGPDDLREAIAAFNDMNQRLVALLDEKDGMLGAIGHDLRTPLASLRIRLENMEPADEREAAISKIGEITATLEDILSLATSGRQREPLRPADVTALIETAVEEYQDLGENVAWSPAVRHVLPVQPSQLKRAVQNLIDNAIKYGGSATVTVAAAGDMLRIEVTDRGPGIPAGQIERVMRPFYRMEESRNRETGGSGLGLAITKAIAESHGGTLVLEDTGEGLRACIMLPGLGKSRTPGPY
- a CDS encoding EF-hand domain-containing protein, which translates into the protein MKKLTRNVLLGMSLSAMAFAGSAYAEQGKGDRVTKRTEVETRSVAMFTRMDVNKDGKIDQADRAARLAAQFDRLDTDKSGQISREEFSARRQRQDGASAADAGEGGRHHRWGGRGRGGHGGMMLGHMADADKDGAVTQAEFTAAALARFDRLDANKDGQVTKEERQAARKAMRDQWRAKRQGAPAETPAG
- a CDS encoding acyltransferase family protein, encoding MLTADAARRSDAIAIARVICIIGVVYVHAWTGLNGHDLESLRGTPQEGLRWTLMEIFGRGAVPLLGLISGWLVEGSSRTQDWVRHVRRKARTILLPMVMWNALAILFVSGAAWALGLSAPVPQSTGWMFEELFIASRNPDINVQMPFLRDLFLCMVAAPLFVRLPAGVLLAIALCAALCQLLGWGPPVLMRASILFFFVMGILARRTGLADRVASLPFGVAALPFILLMPAQLTFALLPARALPGVEAAMLDLAVRVAAAMFFWRLAWSLAGSAARGMLLRIEPFAFFLFCSHLILIWLGGPVLGAIFGKLGSPLYPVYLLMQPLLVLAAVMILGSLLSRTTPALARLLSGGRLAGAWAQGRLLAA
- a CDS encoding FMN-binding glutamate synthase family protein — protein: MLKPRLSRFTAWILVVALFLAGLALEPQSPGQWMLLVIPGLLSLLGLWDVFQTRHAVLRNYPVIGHVRWIVELVRPEIRQYLLEEEDKPVPFSRAQRSLVYRRAKGVSSDHPFGTLLDPYARDYEFIQHSMLPAVPADPRTLRITIGNDQCAQPYSASIFNISAMSFGSLSANAIRALNKGAALGGFYHDTGEGSISPYHREFGGDIVWEIASGYFGCRTADGRFDPDRFAAQAADPQIKMIEIKLSQGAKPGHGGILPARKVTPEIAQTRGIPPEQDCISPSRHSAFSTPREMMAFIDQLRRLSGGKPVGFKLCIGLPWEFMAIVKAMLETGTVPDFIVVDGGEGGTGAAPVEFSDHIGLPMREGLLFVHNVLEGAGLRERVKIGVAGRLISAFDLAAVLAIGADWANSARGFMFALGCIQSMNCHTNRCPTGVATQDPARQRGLVVPDKAERVRRFHARTVHALADMLAAAGLGHPDDLRPHHVAHRISSTRVRHFDQAHTYLKPGELLGGACPHHFYRENWARAQSASFAPLIRPIAWETPTVTMPG